Part of the Mastacembelus armatus chromosome 6, fMasArm1.2, whole genome shotgun sequence genome, AGTAATGGCTTGTAATGGAAAACAGCCTCTGATCTGTCTGACCTTATAAGAGAGAGCACGTTTTTAGcaagcctgttttttttttttttttgttgttactcaTCCCTCTAGTGAacatctccatccatccacccacaccAACATAAGAGCTCCCCTCGGGACACGTGCCAGCCAGTCAGCTTTCTCACTAAGGCAGGAACAAGTACTCCTGTATGCTGAGGAACAgctgctcttcctctcctgctcACAGGTGCCTGTGGCCTCGCTACTCTGTCCCCGTTAATGACACAAGTGCCCCCTTTTCCCTCCTTTTTATCTCTTAGAGGCCAGGTCACAGCTGCTAATAATAAGGTCCCATTACATTGTGTTTGGTAAATCAGAGGTGTGGTAAAGAACATAACATGGTGAGTCACAGTACAGACTGTAATCAGCCTCTCCACAGTGGCATTTCCCAAAgtcctgcatttttttttttttttttttctaaaaactgATAACAAGTGGAACAGGACATAACTGGTAATGTTGCACGGAGTGATGATGTAGATATGatggcatttttttctttcaccatCACAACATGTCCTCTGTACTCTAATTGGGcaattttaaacaaacacactgacgcACGCCGTGTTCCTTTAGGCAAATTCCTATATAACACCGCGCTCATGACTTTCACTAATGAAACCTTGCCAGGGTTTGGTAGTGAAAGTACCAGTCGCTCTAATTATCTTGAATATGAGAATATTAGTTAATAGGTCAGTAAAGTTGTATTGTTATGCTTTCATTTTATCCAGTAAAGCAGGTGTCACCTGATGTAAATAGTGCCTTTGTAAATTAAGTGTTGAGACTATACGGTATTGTACTGTACTCAATTCAGTAATTTGTGATGGTGCTGTAGTATAGTtggctgttctttttttcctccctacATGATGTGGACAAAATGATGTCAGTagctactgtttttttttttgtcagtttttccaCCAAGAAAAATCTAGAATTAAAACGACACCCCAAAGATCCCCCctgcaaatatgttttaaattttctttaagTAATATTTTATGTCAGATATGGTTTTCCCATAAAAAGTGCACTTTCccctttaaaaatgaaattaattaaaatgttaaaatgtcatctgctctgctctcattacaaaaataatgaagGTGAAAACAGCCCTCTACTGTCAAACTGTGAACATGCACAATTCCTCAAGTTAAACATCAAactaaagaaaatatatatgtactgCATATCTCTGAGTGGATGTGGATTTTAAGCCTTAACAACAGCTGAACATTTTAACAAGTGAACTATTCAGTAACATTGCAGGGCTACTGTGTTGGAGTACATTGTGGAGGTGTTCCTCTTTATTTGTGGCGTTCATCATGTATCTGTATCTGACAACTAGGCCAGAGCAGTGTAAACATCTGGCTCTGTGGATGCTTTCTGCCTGCTGAGAGCCATGACAGATGGAAAGGGAGCGTATGGCTCAAACACTTCCATCTTTGACTGTACCCGCAGTTGTCTTCCCAAAATAGCCTGCACTCCACTACCTTATATGTGCAGGCCTCCAGCATGTGCCTGAGGAGGCATCATGTATCTAGGACACACAATACAGGCTGcaggctgattgttgctgccTACCAGTAGGCCTATCACTGCCTCCGGGACAAggcctctctttctgtcttggGACAGCTTACCATGCATCTTACCCAGCTCAATCGTGAGTGTCTCCTCCACCTTTTCTCCTTCCTGGACAAGGACAGCCGGAGGAGTTTATCCCTTACCTGTCATCAGCTCCGTGGTGTCTTCCTGGACCCCTGCCTCTGGACTCTTCTTCATTTCAGCTCCCCGTGTCAGCTAAAGAGGGACAACTTTGTGCTGGGACCATCATTACGTTACCTGACAATAAGCTGGTATTCCAGCAGAGTCCTGCAGGTGTGCAACATTGAGGACTGGCTGAAGAGCTCATTTCAGAAGGACATTTGCAGTAAACATGAGAACCTGGTCAGCACTTTTCTGGCCCATGTCTGCcacatgtgagtgtttgtgtgtggttctCCCCTGCTTTGCTGTGTATTTTGGAATGACTtgcaaaagatttttttttctgatggaCAGCAACAAAGTAGACACAAGATGAACAAAACCTCAAATGATGGCTTTAAGGCTTGTGCCCTTTAAATAATTGCTGGCTTCTTGTGACCTATTGTAACCTGTATGTACAGGTTGTGACAAGTTCAACAAAAGCTTCATTTATCTGACTATATTATAACACATTTTAGAGATTAACTTATCTTCTAAttctcaagaaaaaaaaaaggaaaataaaaaaaaaatatttttcctgcTTGAATCTCATTGGTTTCCCCAATAGATTTAACTTTTGTAGGTTGACAACATCACAAACCACAATCACAAATATGATCATGAAGCTGAATTAGCACTATTCTAATGCAACCTCACCAAAAGCAAACAGAAGTAGCACTGGATTTGTTCAGGACACACTGTATTGTCATATTGTCAGTCCCTGTAACTGCTTTTCACAAGATGAAAATACTACAGCCTGAGGTTTCACTGTGCTGTGCAAAACATGAAGGTTTTTGTCTTAAAAAATTACTTTTGGTCAGATCTGTCTAGATGATAATCAcacaacttctttttttttttttttgggtgatTCACACCCACCACAGGgaacaaactgttttcatttagaGGCACATGACGGACTGAAACTGCCATGTTTAGCTGTAGGCAGCAGGGAACAAAATCATTACAAACAGATGGTGTATCCGGAGCTGGCTATAGAGAGAGAAACTGTCACATCTGTGGGACATGATTTTGATTCTATTAACtaacataactgtggtcagatATCAAATTATATTTACTGAATGATATGACAGTTGGATTCGATAAGCCACAGAAACTTAGCTCTGTTGGCTTTTGGCCTTGTGTGCGTGGCTGGCTGCATGCAGGCAGCCCTGGAAAGGCGTAATAAGGTCTCTGGATAATTTTCTTTAAGGCAGCCAGTAATAACCGTTGATGTGAGGGAGCTTGGCCACCACAGCTGGCCGAGACAAGAGGAGTGGAGAGGGGTTGGCTCACAGGCTCAGTCTATGACCCTGTGAGGATTTCCTGTATTGTGAAATTTGAGATGCAAGACATGAGAGCTGTGAAACCAGTCAGAACTGGAACCACCTACTTTTTCTAGGCCTTCTATCACAACGACTTCAAGATACACTCATTGCATACTGATAAACCCTCCCAGATAGTCTAATGGAGAAGAAATCAAGTGCACGTGACAAGGTGGGAGGGGATGCGGAGAAGCTGTGGGGGTGATAAAGAGGCCACAGACCCTCCCAGTCAGCTGCAGACTGGAGATTTACGCAGGCAGGTGGAGCCTACAATTGGCTCTTTGTTGCTGTCAGAGGAATGAACATGTGCgtctctctctgcctgcctcTTCCTGGATAAGACTCCACGCAAACTCTGACGCCAAGctcatgtctgtattttttttttatcttcatgGAAAAACCTATAAACGTAGGGAGCATATCTTTGGACCACTTTAAGGTTAATGTTCGTCTAAGCCCAAATAACTACCATCAATCATTTATCAAGAACTCACTTATTTGACTTTGATTATCTTAAGATCAGTATATACATAAGCACTAATTATGCACCAGGAGATAACATGCTAAACACGCTATGTAATGTGGGTTGAACAATGGGTGGCACAAGATTTTGTATGGTTTTATAAAAATCCTTCCACTTAACAAACCAAAGGAGCAGAATGTTAAATGTACATGTTCGTTCCTCTTAGAGTTCACTGGATAATTTGACCAGACAAAATAACCATTAGGGAACTAAACAGGTCATTACAGAGATGATTACAGGTTCACAGTGCGGTCTTCAGTTTGTGCTCAGCTCAGACAAGACTGCTGTCGATGATGACTGTTTTAATGTGAAGTACATCTCaacagaaagaaggaaacacTAGAAATTATATAGTTTATTATTATCTTAtatttagatagatagatagatagatagatagatagatagatagatagatagataatgtTTAAACCTTAAACTATTTTGGACCATCAGAAAATGTTGATAGAAAACTATTttgcccaaaaaaaaaatgtcttcagcACAGTTCTTCAACAAAGTCATCAGCAGGGTGAGTTTACCACCATAAAACACTCACAAGAGGTGCTATGAGTCAGTTTCTTTATCTATTCACAAACATTACtaaatgtaattgtgtgtgagaaagaggtGAATTGGAAGAGGACAGACTAGGACATGGTGGTATGCAGAGTTATATGCTTTAGTagaaacaaagcaacacacaaaaaattctGCTCAAAGTGAGGGGAGGTGCCATGAGGGTGGATTATATAACTAAGGTTGATGAAGATTTTAttcctgtcatgtttacctcTATTCCCTTCACATCATGTGCTGCAACTTCTCTGCAGAGACTAACTATATGGCCTTGAGAGGGCACCTGAATCTCTAAATGCCACGAGCTTCGAGATCTTGTCATTCCActgctccacctcctcttttttttttttttttcttgctaatGTCAATATTGTACAATCACATCAGCTGATAAAGCTCCACATTGCGTCCATGAAACAATGCAACAGGACACGTGGACTGACTATGCTATTCCATGTTCAGAGGTTACTAGGGCAGCACCCTCAACACTTCCAGGCAACTGGAATATGTTTGGCTCACATGTGGTAAAATGGTAAGATTATGTAACTTCTTTATGTAATCTGCATCAGTAAACGTGAATGACATCCTCGATCCGCTgccatcagtgtgtgtctgccagcTCTGTACTGCTGGTCTGCCAGTAGGTTGCAGTGCTTTTCTGATACTCATACTGGTTAGAAAAATGCAGcaaatacattcattttcactgcaatAACCTTAGACATCTTTAGAAGCAGGTTCTGCAAAACTGAAAGCATAAGCAAAAATATTCTTTCTATGCTGTAATTCCTCAAACATTCAGTAATTGTTCTGTGTAATCACTACATACCCCATTTATTTACCTAAGATTGTTAAAGGCTGGGAGCCCTTGGGGCAGTGTGTAAAGAAAGGCTAGCATGGCTTAGGCTTTAAAGTGCTCTATCATTACACTGATCCTCTTACTGTATCTCAGTGTTGCTGTTTATGTCTCAGTCACATATGGCTCAGCTCAGGTCCCTGATCTATACTCTCTCCCCCTGTTATTTGATTCTATTCAAGAGCCCTGAGGAACATTCATATGAAAATAAgcacacacatcaaacattATTGCTTACTTAAGACCAGTTCTTATCCAAATAAACTACTCTCCCTACAATACTGTTTTTCATAAAGCGTGATAAAGATGACACATAGCGGCTTGTACTCCACCACATGTGAAAAGCTGTCATGATTTAATGATCTTGTCTGTGTCACAGGTGTCCCAACCTGCTTTCGCTAACCCTGTCTGGCTGTGGACACATCACTGACCAGGATGTGATCTCTGTGCTGAGGAGCTGCAGAAAACTTTGCTGCCTCCACATCGAGAACTGCGTGCGCATCACCGACTGCAGCTTGGAAGGTGTGGTGGCTTATGGAGGCAGTGTGAAGGAAGTGAAGGTGGATTTTTGCAGGAACATCACTCAGGCAGGCCTGCAGACTGTCAGACACAAGAGGCCAGGCATCCAGCTGAGTGCAGAGAGGAGCGCTGATATGATTCCTGACAGCAAGCCTGAGGTGAGGGTGCCACTCAGGAGGACACTGCAGAAAGTCCTGCAGTTCTCCTGAGATATCCTTTCACATGAACCTCAACAAAGCATTTCTATGACATGATTTAAGGACCTGACTGTGCTATTCTTTTATTTGACTTGTATTTATACTTAATAGATGTGCTTTTGTGCCCTTTTGATATCTTTTTATACAACACATCTTGATTGTGAgctttcctttaaaaaaaaaaaaaaaagctttttaagCCATCTTTTATTCCATGttaattttcttaattttatttaGCAGGGCTTTAAAAACTGTAACACACCCCTGTGTTTGAACATGTTCCCCACTTTGGATTCCCTGTTTAAACATTTCTACACCTTATCCTAACAAAGGAgcattacacatacacacacacacacaattgaaTTGTAGGAAATACAGTCATTCACGTTCTTATCAAGAGTTAAATGAGAAGATCAATGTCACTCTCCTGCAGTTAATATGCAATTATAGGCAGGAGTCTAGTTTAGCATGCTGGAAACCGGGAAAATAGCTTGTCTGGTTCTATCCAAAAGCAAGAAAAGTCTCCTACTAGCACCTACAATTCACTCactaataaatgtgtttgttttatctgttaaaaaaatacaactcaCTATTTTAAGAGGGGTTATGTgctgaactttttttttgccaagAAGCAAGTGCCAAGAAACCAGCAGAGACTCCAGGAAATGATTGCTCCTGCCAtgtgaaaggacaaagtgccTTTTTTCATATAGTTACAGTTTGTATGGATGATCCAAGCAAGATATAACTTGTTAATTAGTCAGCTAAGCTATGCTAACGTTCAATATTCtgaattaattgatttttagATTAATAGCACACGTACACAATGCATGATTACACagggcaaaagaaaaaaaggcatCTGCCTGCACTGTGTGCTGTCTCTGTCAGGGCAAGACATGTCAGCACTGGGAGGAAACGTTCTCCGAGGGCAAAGTGGCCTTGTGCCTGAGCTGTGATTGGAATCATGTTATATAAGACTGTGAATCATATGAAAGTAGGTTAATTAGCggagtgtgtctgtctgtaaatGCCATGTGACAAATTTATTTCAGGCTGCTACTGTAGGGCACTCCCCATCCTGTGAATGCAGCCCTAAAGACTGTGTTTAGACAAAAGGTTAGCTTCATGAAGAATACCTTTTTGTACCAGGAAAGGTAGACATgtgcttttaaaatattgttcttaatatgatactgtatgttttggtttgttgttgtaGTTTAAGAAATGTCCCAATGCTgctttttctacttttctacATGTTTTAGTGCTGATACTgacaataaagttttttttctgaatatgCTCAAATTTCTTTCAGCATCATCAATACAAAATATTCCCATTTTCAAATTACTGAAGTTAAGTGAAAAAGTGTACTACCTACTGTTTAACACAATAATgtaagaaagagaaacagaaaaagcccCAAATCAACAGGATAAATATAACTCTACTATTGAAACAGAGGCTCACTTTGTTGATGCCAGACAACAAGTGCtctgttatttttcttgttgctgtttatttgcCGTATTTAATAGCAAAATACTTTCCAGTCAATACC contains:
- the fbxl22 gene encoding LOW QUALITY PROTEIN: F-box and leucine-rich protein 22 (The sequence of the model RefSeq protein was modified relative to this genomic sequence to represent the inferred CDS: deleted 1 base in 1 codon; substituted 1 base at 1 genomic stop codon), with product MERERMAQTLPSLTVPQLSSQNSLHSTTLYVQASSMCLRRHHVSRTHNTGCRLIVAAYQXAYHCLRDKASLSVLGQLTMHLTQLNRECLLHLFSFLDKDSRRSLSLTCHQLRGVFLDPCLWTLLHFSSPCQLKRDNFVLGPSLRYLTISWYSSRVLQVCNIEDWLKSSFQKDICSKHENLVSTFLAHVCHMCPNLLSLTLSGCGHITDQDVISVLRSCRKLCCLHIENCVRITDCSLEGVVAYGGSVKEVKVDFCRNITQAGLQTVRHKRPGIQLSAERSADMIPDSKPEVRVPLRRTLQKVLQFS